One window of the Candidatus Jettenia sp. genome contains the following:
- the ispF gene encoding 2-C-methyl-D-erythritol 2,4-cyclodiphosphate synthase: MLFGIGYDIHKLVENRKLVLGGVEFDYHLGLLGHSDADVVLHAVCDALLGAAALGDIGEHFPDTDQKWKGVSSKILLSRVADLVKEQRYIINNIDVMILAQQPKIGMKKLEMKRNIAECLRMDVNRVNIKATTMEGIDAIGRGEAIATQAIASLYEDL; this comes from the coding sequence ATGCTCTTTGGGATTGGATACGATATTCATAAACTTGTTGAAAACCGCAAATTGGTGCTAGGAGGAGTAGAATTTGATTATCATTTAGGTCTCCTTGGTCATTCAGATGCCGATGTGGTACTCCATGCAGTATGTGATGCCTTATTGGGAGCGGCAGCTCTTGGTGATATAGGAGAGCACTTTCCTGATACTGATCAAAAATGGAAAGGAGTCTCCAGTAAAATCCTTCTTTCAAGGGTTGCGGATCTTGTAAAAGAACAACGCTATATAATCAATAATATAGATGTAATGATCCTTGCTCAACAACCAAAAATTGGTATGAAAAAACTGGAAATGAAGAGAAATATAGCAGAATGTCTCCGTATGGATGTAAACAGAGTCAACATAAAGGCGACAACAATGGAAGGGATAGATGCCATTGGCCGCGGTGAGGCTATCGCTACCCAAGCTATTGCAAGTTTATATGAAGATCTGTAA